The DNA segment CTTCACTACTGTCTAACATGATTGAATTTTTggagtaaaaaaagaaaatagacCATTTAGTGTACCCAGTTGGTGCCGACCTCTGGATGCGTTTCCTCTCGCGCACGTTCGCCTGTTGCCGCTGCAGCTTGTAAGGAGTCGAGCCCGCTGCAGCAGCTGCGGCAGCCGCTGCATTCACCGTCCCGGCATTGCCATAACCCACACTGCTGCTGCTCGCATTCGGACTATTGCAATGCATGGATGAActaccaccaccgccaccagcGCCACAGCCCGTGGATGAGCTCGCCGTGACAAGCGACATGCCTGTTGAAGAATCCAGTAGGTTCTCTATAAATGGAATGTACATCGAATGACAAAAAGTCACACGTAATATTAGTCAATCATCGTACCCGTATGTTGTAAGTATTGTTGTTGCATCTGACGCAGACTACTTGTGCTCATACGCAGGCTACTGCCGCCACCGCCAAGGCCACCCGCTGCGGCGGTTACGTGATGCGCGGCACCGGCATAAACGCACGACGGCAAATCGTTGATCATGTCATCGTCGAAATTATGAAACGACAGGTGGCTGTAATAGGAGAGGCAGTGGGTGttaagtttatatttaaatatgttggATATCAAGTAACAAGCGATTTCAATCAATCaataaatctaaaatataaGCGAGGAGGTGTGTCACTGGTTTTTAGGTCACTAACTTTTTGCCTCCTCTAATCCAAGATAAGTTAAACATCTTGAAATATTCCAACAATCCCATGCGAAATGAAAACGTTGAATTTTTAAAGGTACGAAATCACGAAAGTCTATTCTGAAAACGATCTGTGGGATGTTAAGTTAAGGTGATAGTCCCTATAATATTACTAAGTTCCCTTTTGCCTAGAAGTAGAAGCTTATCGGTCGCTCTACCATCAACACTACTCCAAAGTAATTTTGTGGCATGATCCGTGTTGCTAGTGTTTCAAGACCCTTAAAGGATTTGAGTGGTCTAGTGCAGCTTTGGGGAATTGTTCTTCCAGCTGGTTCAGAGCGAGCCAGCTCGTTTGCCTATTCCATTTCTTCTATTCCTATATAAAAGTAAACCTAGATGCTTATAATTTACCTACAGAGAGTCTAGTAATTGACTGCTTTTATAATCTAACGCAGTGAGAGTATTACCACTACAGATCGTCATAAGCTATTTACTAGAAGGTTGTTTTGCCACAAATTCGGCCTGAAAGACTAAACTGTagtcatttattttaaagtcCCCTTCTTTGTATGGATTTCTTCAGAGCGGCGGAGACCGATGAATTGCCGGGCGAGCTATTTAGAAACGGCGGCGATGAACTGttaaggaacatgcatcagcttctttgtagaatatgggcggacgaaagcatgccggACGATTGAAATAtaagtgtgttctgcccaattccacaaaaaaggagacccca comes from the Bactrocera neohumeralis isolate Rockhampton chromosome 2, APGP_CSIRO_Bneo_wtdbg2-racon-allhic-juicebox.fasta_v2, whole genome shotgun sequence genome and includes:
- the LOC126750763 gene encoding twist-related protein 1 isoform X3 yields the protein MSRNQLPDSSSSPPISHLSFHNFDDDMINDLPSCVYAGAAHHVTAAAGGLGGGGSSLRMSTSSLRQMQQQYLQHTGMSLVTASSSTGCGAGGGGGSSSMHCNSPNASSSSVGYGNAGTVNAAAAAAAAAGSTPYKLQRQQANVRERKRIQRSAPTGYTKCSINSAFDELRVHVPTFPYEKRLSKIDTLRLAIAYISLLREVLQTDYDPLTYVEKCLRGEIKADRANWNTSDLTARLSWINWENLGVHPGRRTLLTTLALSSEPMCGAHCGP
- the LOC126750763 gene encoding protein dimmed isoform X1, with product MSRNQLPDSSSSPPISHLSFHNFDDDMINDLPSCVYAGAAHHVTAAAGGLGGGGSSLRMSTSSLRQMQQQYLQHTENLLDSSTGMSLVTASSSTGCGAGGGGGSSSMHCNSPNASSSSVGYGNAGTVNAAAAAAAAAGSTPYKLQRQQANVRERKRIQRSAPTGYTKCSINSAFDELRVHVPTFPYEKRLSKIDTLRLAIAYISLLREVLQTDYDPLTYVEKCLRGEIKADRANWNTSDLTARLSWINWENLGVHPGRRTLLTTLALSSEPMCGAHCGP
- the LOC126750763 gene encoding protein dimmed isoform X2, which codes for MSRNQLPDSSSSPPISHLSFHNFDDDMINDLPSCVYAGAAHHVTAAAGGLGGGGSSLRMSTSSLRQMQQQYLQHTENLLDSSTGMSLVTASSSTGCGAGGGGGSSSMHCNSPNASSSSVGYGNAGTVNAAAAAAAAAGSTPYKLQRQQANVRERKRIQRSAPTGSINSAFDELRVHVPTFPYEKRLSKIDTLRLAIAYISLLREVLQTDYDPLTYVEKCLRGEIKADRANWNTSDLTARLSWINWENLGVHPGRRTLLTTLALSSEPMCGAHCGP
- the LOC126750763 gene encoding protein dimmed isoform X4 — translated: MSRNQLPDSSSSPPISHLSFHNFDDDMINDLPSCVYAGAAHHVTAAAGGLGGGGSSLRMSTSSLRQMQQQYLQHTENLLDSSTGMSLVTASSSTGCGAGGGGGSSSMHCNSPNASSSSVGYGNAGTVNAAAAAAAAAGSTPYKLQRQQANVRERKRIQSSINSAFDELRVHVPTFPYEKRLSKIDTLRLAIAYISLLREVLQTDYDPLTYVEKCLRGEIKADRANWNTSDLTARLSWINWENLGVHPGRRTLLTTLALSSEPMCGAHCGP